A region of Fimbriimonadaceae bacterium DNA encodes the following proteins:
- the infA gene encoding Translation initiation factor IF-1, translated as MPRRRYDHSKQGPPKEDGIEVEGTVIETLPNARFRVKLDEGDVELLAHVSGKMRMHYIRILPGDRVKVELSPYDLTMGRIVYRYK; from the coding sequence ATGCCCAGACGCAGATACGATCATTCCAAGCAGGGACCGCCGAAAGAGGACGGCATCGAGGTTGAAGGCACGGTCATCGAGACCCTGCCCAATGCCCGTTTTCGCGTCAAGCTGGATGAGGGAGACGTGGAGCTGCTGGCCCACGTAAGCGGCAAGATGCGAATGCACTATATCCGTATCCTCCCTGGCGACCGGGTCAAGGTCGAGCTGTCGCCCTATGACCTCACCATGGGCCGGATCGTCTATCGCTACAAGTAA
- the lptB_2 gene encoding Lipopolysaccharide export system ATP-binding protein LptB, whose protein sequence is MKIAANDLVKTYRKRNVVNGVSIEVHQGEIVGLLGPNGAGKTTTFYMVTGLVKPNRGKVLFDDRNVTTWPMFRRARAGVSYLPQESSVFRRMSVEDNIRLVMEMQKSSRAEIRAKIDELAEELHIHKILKSQGAVLSGGERRRVEIARALAVNPKFILLDEPFTGIDPVTIEEIQAIIQRLRNRQIGILITDHNVSATLRITDRNYILVDGQIIATGNAAQIAGNEVVRKHYLGTQFRADDDWTLPDETPEVPAP, encoded by the coding sequence ATGAAGATCGCCGCCAACGACCTCGTCAAGACCTACCGAAAGCGCAACGTCGTCAACGGCGTCAGCATCGAAGTGCACCAAGGCGAGATTGTGGGTCTCCTCGGCCCAAACGGGGCGGGCAAAACCACGACCTTCTACATGGTGACGGGACTGGTGAAGCCCAACCGGGGAAAGGTGCTGTTCGATGACCGGAACGTCACCACGTGGCCCATGTTCCGCCGGGCCCGAGCGGGTGTAAGTTACCTCCCGCAGGAGAGCAGCGTCTTTCGCCGAATGTCGGTCGAGGACAACATTCGCCTGGTCATGGAAATGCAGAAGTCGAGCCGGGCCGAAATCCGCGCCAAGATCGACGAGCTTGCCGAAGAGCTGCATATCCACAAGATCCTCAAGTCGCAGGGAGCGGTGCTGAGCGGCGGCGAGAGAAGGCGGGTCGAAATCGCCAGGGCTCTTGCCGTGAATCCCAAGTTCATCCTTCTCGATGAGCCGTTCACCGGCATCGATCCCGTGACGATCGAGGAGATCCAAGCGATCATTCAGCGGCTGCGCAATCGGCAAATCGGCATCCTGATAACGGACCACAACGTTTCGGCGACCCTGCGAATCACCGATCGGAACTACATCCTGGTCGATGGACAAATCATCGCGACCGGCAATGCTGCCCAGATCGCGGGCAACGAGGTCGTTCGCAAGCACTATCTTGGAACCCAGTTCCGAGCCGACGACGACTGGACCCTTCCAGACGAGACGCCTGAGGTGCCGGCGCCATGA
- the smc_3 gene encoding Chromosome partition protein Smc, with product MDGVSFWFIALIVVLSGVVSFLADILGRKLGKKRLSLFGLRPRTVAALTVAVVGMLIPLVTILILASASRDVSEWLTRGSRALEDLRMRDSQLKKSTEELQRLTEDIKRLEEQQKTESLNIARIQREKTKTEGDLKGLTENYRRLEQDSREVRAKLQKEQAGLSTARKELQALTRSRKEVEDRFNQLERISNTLSQHNLELDRQLQEKDRQIASKEKEIGERTKRVEELTKNSGELERELADLQGRLKTIQQDLDNRQRELETANLAIDGARAEVSRLEMIGQQLAAGLGAARTRPMIYRFGDEVSRLPVPERLKPDDAASHLTTIMRGVRVVAEQRGAKASETEPVAGMRSVQLDNGKTLTVEEQEAQIIRSLSNKADPFVLIAYSVWNSFEGEPLWVRVETFPNPLVFKQGQIVAEMRIDGSQGEEAILENLRTLITERVRQAAIKAKMIGATGRDVQFGEVPNDRIIALMREIRTAARNVRVVALAAADTRAADRLELDFRLR from the coding sequence GTGGACGGCGTCAGCTTCTGGTTCATTGCCCTCATCGTCGTGCTCTCGGGAGTCGTGAGCTTTCTTGCCGACATCCTCGGCCGCAAGTTGGGCAAAAAGCGTCTCTCCCTGTTTGGCCTCCGGCCCCGTACGGTCGCCGCGCTCACCGTCGCCGTGGTCGGCATGCTGATTCCCCTCGTGACCATCCTCATTCTCGCCAGCGCCAGCAGAGACGTGAGCGAATGGCTGACCCGGGGAAGCCGCGCCCTCGAAGACCTGCGGATGCGGGACTCGCAACTCAAAAAGTCGACCGAGGAGCTCCAGCGGCTCACCGAAGATATCAAGCGTCTCGAAGAGCAGCAGAAGACCGAATCCCTGAATATCGCGAGAATCCAGCGGGAAAAAACCAAGACCGAAGGCGATCTGAAGGGTCTGACGGAGAACTACCGCAGGCTTGAACAAGACTCGCGCGAGGTCCGGGCCAAGCTCCAAAAAGAGCAGGCTGGTCTGTCGACCGCTCGCAAGGAGCTGCAGGCGTTAACCAGATCGCGGAAGGAGGTTGAAGACCGGTTCAACCAGTTGGAGCGAATCAGCAACACGCTTAGCCAACACAACCTTGAGCTCGACCGCCAACTGCAGGAGAAGGATCGCCAGATCGCGTCCAAAGAAAAGGAAATCGGCGAGCGGACCAAGCGGGTCGAGGAGCTGACGAAAAACTCAGGCGAACTGGAGCGAGAGTTGGCCGACCTCCAGGGCAGGCTGAAGACAATCCAGCAGGACCTCGACAACCGCCAACGAGAGCTCGAAACCGCCAACCTCGCAATCGATGGCGCGAGGGCAGAGGTCTCCCGCCTGGAAATGATCGGCCAGCAACTTGCTGCCGGCCTAGGTGCGGCACGAACGCGGCCGATGATCTACCGATTTGGCGACGAGGTTTCCCGGCTGCCCGTACCGGAGCGGCTGAAGCCGGACGATGCGGCATCGCATCTCACCACGATCATGCGGGGCGTTCGGGTCGTCGCCGAGCAGCGCGGCGCCAAGGCCTCGGAAACCGAACCCGTCGCCGGGATGCGCAGCGTGCAGCTCGACAACGGCAAGACGCTGACGGTTGAAGAGCAGGAAGCCCAGATTATTCGTAGCCTCAGCAACAAGGCCGATCCGTTCGTGCTCATCGCGTATTCGGTGTGGAACTCCTTCGAGGGTGAACCCCTTTGGGTGCGGGTGGAGACGTTCCCGAACCCCTTGGTCTTCAAGCAGGGCCAGATCGTGGCGGAAATGCGCATCGACGGCAGCCAAGGTGAGGAGGCGATTTTGGAGAACCTCCGCACGCTCATCACCGAGCGCGTACGACAGGCGGCGATCAAGGCGAAGATGATCGGCGCAACCGGGCGCGACGTGCAATTCGGCGAGGTGCCCAACGATCGGATTATCGCTCTCATGAGGGAGATCCGTACCGCCGCGAGAAACGTCCGCGTCGTTGCGCTTGCCGCTGCCGATACGCGAGCCGCCGACCGCCTTGAGCTGGACTTCCGGTTGCGATAG